The Solirubrobacterales bacterium genome contains a region encoding:
- a CDS encoding MarR family transcriptional regulator: MSSNPHTDAESVEATRADVSGLFDPDADSADLPDDVVETSLLIGTLFRRMFSYGDGGSALRLMDEHQLSFLEFKAMLELGAADRLNDPCLQDVADATGASMPSVSRAVDSLVRKELVLRIEDPEDRRRRILALTDEGREIVHQILLGRAAGVIRLAADFEPDERAELNRVLGRMIKRDDLAPIYAQLEEAMTCRLEHPPATTETEAAR, from the coding sequence ATGAGTTCGAATCCCCACACGGACGCAGAGTCGGTCGAGGCGACCCGGGCCGACGTTTCCGGTCTCTTCGATCCCGACGCAGACTCCGCCGACCTGCCGGACGACGTGGTCGAGACTTCGCTACTGATCGGCACCCTGTTTCGTCGCATGTTCAGCTACGGGGACGGCGGCAGCGCGCTCAGATTGATGGATGAGCACCAGCTCTCCTTCCTCGAGTTCAAGGCGATGCTGGAGCTCGGCGCGGCCGACCGATTGAACGATCCCTGCCTTCAGGATGTGGCCGACGCAACCGGGGCCTCGATGCCTTCGGTCAGCCGGGCGGTCGACAGCCTGGTCAGGAAGGAGCTCGTGCTGCGGATCGAGGATCCGGAGGATCGACGCCGACGGATCCTGGCGCTGACCGACGAAGGACGCGAGATCGTCCATCAGATCCTGCTCGGGCGGGCTGCCGGTGTGATCCGGCTTGCCGCCGACTTCGAGCCGGACGAACGGGCCGAACTCAACCGGGTCCTCGGCCGGATGATCAAGCGGGACGACCTGGCCCCCATCTACGCCCAGCTTGAGGAAGCGATGACCTGCCGCCTCGAACACCCGCCCGCCACCACCGAAACCGAGGCCGCCCGATGA
- a CDS encoding MFS transporter, producing the protein MSRYQHLITDENRKWWTLGAMCLALFMVMLDNTVVNVALPSIQRDLDTSISGLEWIVNGYTLSFAVLLATGGRIGDIFGRRKAFVIGVIIFTISSATAGFAPDDISLVASRVAQGIGAAFMMPGTLSIITDAFPPSERGKAIGTWAGVSALALAVGPVLGGFLTEHVSWRAIFYINLPVGILAVMAALFVVRESRDTTVGRQVDYLGVGLLTVSLTALVLALIEGNSWGWDSTAVTMLWIVAGVFFVAFAIVERRVIAPIVEFGLFRSRNFIGAVVTAFIISFAMMGVFFFLALYMQNVLGYTALEAGVRFLPTTLVIMVLSPLAGRLSDRIGPRIPIVAGMTLITLALYMFSRTTVGDTFSDILPGFVVLGAGIGLTMSPMSTAAMNAVSKTKAGVASGVLSMFRMVGGTFGVAALGALFQNEAKDRLAQTLAGSGLDAAQRSSIAHQLTGGAPAVEGASKAEIAKLTAAGHDAFVYGLTHAMVLSVGVAMVGVVIAFLMIRHYGESLDEEHEAAPPEASAAPVA; encoded by the coding sequence ATGAGTCGCTACCAGCACCTGATCACCGACGAGAACCGCAAATGGTGGACCCTCGGCGCGATGTGCCTCGCTCTCTTCATGGTGATGCTCGACAACACCGTGGTCAACGTGGCACTCCCCTCGATCCAGCGGGACCTCGACACCTCGATCTCCGGTCTCGAATGGATCGTCAACGGCTACACCCTCTCCTTCGCGGTCCTGCTCGCCACCGGTGGACGGATCGGCGACATCTTCGGCCGCCGCAAGGCCTTCGTCATCGGCGTGATCATCTTCACGATCTCCTCGGCCACAGCCGGGTTCGCCCCCGACGACATCTCCCTGGTCGCCAGCCGGGTTGCCCAGGGAATCGGTGCCGCCTTCATGATGCCGGGCACCCTCTCGATCATCACCGACGCCTTCCCGCCCAGCGAGCGTGGCAAGGCGATCGGCACCTGGGCCGGTGTGTCCGCCCTGGCGCTGGCGGTCGGCCCGGTCCTCGGTGGTTTCCTCACCGAGCACGTCAGCTGGCGGGCGATCTTCTACATCAACCTGCCGGTCGGCATCCTCGCCGTGATGGCGGCGCTTTTCGTGGTGCGCGAGTCTCGTGACACCACGGTCGGACGCCAGGTCGACTACCTCGGGGTCGGTCTGCTCACCGTGAGTCTGACCGCCCTGGTGCTCGCCCTGATCGAGGGCAACAGCTGGGGTTGGGACTCGACCGCGGTAACCATGCTCTGGATCGTTGCCGGCGTCTTCTTCGTCGCTTTCGCCATCGTCGAGCGCCGGGTGATCGCCCCGATCGTCGAGTTCGGACTGTTCAGGAGCCGCAACTTCATCGGCGCGGTGGTGACCGCCTTCATCATCTCCTTCGCGATGATGGGGGTCTTCTTCTTCCTCGCGCTCTACATGCAGAACGTCCTCGGCTACACGGCTCTGGAGGCCGGGGTCCGGTTCCTGCCGACCACCCTGGTGATCATGGTGCTGTCACCCCTGGCCGGCCGGCTCTCCGACCGGATCGGCCCCCGGATACCGATCGTCGCCGGCATGACCCTGATCACTCTGGCCCTCTACATGTTCTCGCGGACCACGGTCGGAGACACCTTCTCCGACATCCTGCCCGGATTTGTCGTGCTCGGCGCCGGGATCGGCCTGACCATGTCACCGATGTCGACCGCGGCGATGAACGCGGTCAGCAAGACCAAGGCCGGGGTCGCCTCCGGGGTGCTCTCGATGTTCCGCATGGTCGGTGGCACGTTCGGGGTGGCCGCGCTCGGGGCCCTGTTCCAGAACGAAGCCAAGGACCGTCTGGCCCAGACCCTCGCCGGATCGGGTCTCGATGCCGCCCAGAGGTCATCGATCGCCCACCAGCTGACCGGTGGTGCCCCGGCGGTTGAGGGTGCATCGAAGGCCGAGATCGCGAAACTCACTGCCGCCGGTCATGACGCCTTCGTCTACGGCCTCACCCACGCGATGGTGCTTTCGGTCGGGGTGGCGATGGTCGGGGTGGTGATCGCCTTCCTGATGATTCGTCATTACGGGGAATCCCTCGACGAGGAGCATGAGGCCGCCCCGCCCGAGGCCAGCGCCGCCCCGGTCGCCTGA